The following coding sequences lie in one Paracidovorax avenae genomic window:
- a CDS encoding GGDEF domain-containing protein, which yields MADRPPSEIARETLKQLAARRLAPTPDNYQALYEEIAGTRTAPTFPDAQLRHILRVLPGQTPAQKRLLGQFETAIEQADWSLMQGVLVGYANLGLHAGGATPVETAPAPLTAAPAGATTVLPEDMAEQLARLIDNTLPALGEDDARVHELAAQLTQFLRQPAPPVSTLALMLNNFSYRLSFATEDQAAIRSGLLTLLHMVFENIAVLSQDDHWLQGQAEALKAASTPPLTLRRLDDVQRRLKDVIFKQNEARERTVQAQQQMKELLATFIERLAQITASSSTYHEKMERCAEQIGQATSLDQITPLLEEVMGATRAMALDTRLTRDELQELRERSEARHAEIAKLQEELDRASAQARHDPLTGSLNRKGLDEALEREVARALRNDAPLCVALLDLDNFKAINDRLGHTGGDEALKHLAGVTREVMRPQDQLARYGGEEFVIILPDTVLAQGVEAMARLQRELTTRYFLKDQEKVLITFSAGVAQLAPQETTVEAIRRADQGMYLAKRSGKNRVMAA from the coding sequence ATGGCCGACCGCCCCCCTTCAGAGATCGCGCGAGAAACCCTCAAACAGCTGGCAGCCCGCCGCCTCGCGCCCACCCCGGACAACTACCAGGCGCTGTACGAGGAGATCGCCGGCACGCGCACGGCCCCGACCTTCCCTGACGCCCAGTTGCGCCACATCCTGCGGGTGCTCCCCGGCCAGACGCCCGCCCAGAAGCGGCTGCTCGGCCAGTTCGAGACAGCCATCGAGCAGGCGGACTGGTCACTGATGCAGGGCGTTCTGGTGGGCTATGCGAACCTCGGCCTGCATGCCGGTGGCGCCACCCCCGTGGAGACGGCCCCGGCGCCGCTGACGGCCGCCCCGGCCGGCGCCACCACGGTGCTGCCAGAAGACATGGCGGAGCAACTGGCCCGCCTGATCGACAACACGCTGCCGGCACTGGGCGAGGACGACGCGCGCGTCCACGAGCTGGCGGCGCAGCTCACGCAGTTCCTGCGCCAGCCCGCACCGCCGGTTTCCACGCTGGCGCTGATGCTCAACAACTTCAGCTACCGGCTCTCCTTCGCCACCGAGGACCAGGCGGCGATCCGCTCCGGCCTGCTGACCCTGCTGCACATGGTGTTCGAGAACATCGCGGTGCTGAGCCAGGACGACCACTGGCTGCAGGGGCAGGCCGAAGCCCTCAAGGCAGCCTCCACGCCGCCGCTCACGCTGCGCCGGCTGGACGACGTGCAGCGCCGGCTCAAGGACGTGATCTTCAAGCAGAACGAGGCGCGGGAGCGCACCGTGCAGGCGCAGCAGCAGATGAAGGAGCTGCTGGCCACGTTCATCGAACGGCTCGCGCAGATCACCGCGTCCAGCAGCACCTACCACGAGAAGATGGAGCGCTGCGCCGAGCAGATCGGACAGGCCACGAGCCTGGACCAGATCACGCCGCTGCTCGAGGAGGTGATGGGAGCGACGCGTGCGATGGCGCTCGACACGCGCCTGACGCGCGATGAACTGCAGGAATTGCGCGAGCGCTCCGAGGCGAGACACGCCGAGATCGCCAAGCTGCAGGAAGAACTGGACCGGGCCAGCGCCCAGGCGCGGCACGATCCGCTGACCGGCTCGCTGAACCGCAAGGGCCTGGACGAGGCACTGGAACGCGAAGTGGCCCGCGCGCTGCGCAACGACGCGCCGCTGTGCGTCGCGCTGCTGGACCTGGACAATTTCAAGGCCATCAACGACCGCCTGGGGCATACGGGCGGGGACGAGGCGCTCAAGCACCTGGCGGGCGTGACGCGCGAGGTGATGCGTCCGCAGGACCAACTCGCCCGCTACGGGGGCGAGGAGTTCGTGATCATCCTGCCGGACACCGTCCTGGCCCAGGGCGTGGAAGCCATGGCCCGCCTGCAGCGCGAGCTGACCACGCGCTACTTCCTCAAGGACCAGGAAAAGGTGCTCATCACCTTCAGCGCCGGCGTGGCGCAGCTCGCGCCGCAGGAGACGACGGTGGAAGCGATCCGGCGGGCGGACCAGGGCATGTACCTCGCCAAGCGCTCGGGCAAGAACCGTGTCATGGCGGCCTGA
- a CDS encoding EAL domain-containing protein yields the protein MHAHAPSTRACSACRNGAAELDFDFTMAFQPIVDLRHGGSVFAYEALVRGADGSSAASVLARVNDGNRYAFDQACRVRAVELAARLGIDCRLSINFLPNAVYQPESCIQVTLEAARRNGFPVERIIFEVAEHENAHDREHLNRILRAYRRQGLRTAIDDFGAGYAGLGLLADFQPDMLKIDMALVRGIGADPVRQAIARGVVSMGEALGIAVIAEGVETEDELRPLRAMGVHLYQGYLFARPALEALPAVQWPEGAGFGDGFGDAADALPGGAGGMGAPPAALRAMSGARARGGAGMAMGFGLG from the coding sequence ATGCACGCGCACGCTCCTTCCACCCGCGCCTGCTCCGCGTGCCGCAACGGTGCCGCGGAGCTGGATTTCGACTTCACCATGGCCTTCCAGCCCATCGTGGACCTGCGCCACGGCGGCAGCGTGTTCGCCTACGAGGCGCTGGTGCGCGGTGCCGACGGCAGTTCGGCCGCTTCGGTGCTGGCCCGCGTGAACGACGGCAACCGCTATGCGTTCGACCAGGCCTGCCGGGTGCGCGCGGTGGAGCTGGCGGCCCGGCTGGGCATCGACTGCCGGCTGAGCATCAACTTCCTGCCCAATGCGGTGTACCAGCCCGAGTCCTGCATCCAGGTCACGCTGGAGGCCGCGCGGCGCAACGGCTTTCCGGTCGAGCGCATCATCTTCGAGGTGGCGGAGCACGAGAACGCCCACGACCGCGAGCACCTCAACCGCATCCTGCGTGCCTACCGGCGCCAGGGCCTGCGCACGGCCATCGACGATTTCGGTGCCGGCTATGCGGGCCTGGGCCTGCTGGCGGACTTCCAGCCCGACATGCTGAAGATCGACATGGCGCTGGTGCGCGGCATCGGCGCCGACCCGGTGCGCCAGGCCATCGCCCGCGGCGTGGTCTCGATGGGCGAGGCGCTGGGCATCGCGGTGATCGCCGAGGGCGTGGAAACCGAGGACGAACTCCGCCCCCTGCGGGCCATGGGCGTCCACCTGTACCAGGGCTACCTTTTCGCGCGCCCCGCGCTGGAGGCGCTGCCCGCCGTGCAATGGCCGGAGGGCGCAGGCTTCGGGGACGGCTTCGGCGATGCGGCGGATGCGCTGCCAGGCGGTGCGGGTGGCATGGGCGCGCCACCGGCGGCGCTGCGCGCGATGTCCGGGGCGCGGGCACGCGGCGGCGCGGGCATGGCGATGGGATTCGGGCTCGGCTGA
- a CDS encoding NADPH:quinone oxidoreductase family protein — protein MHAWLCTQPTGVDNLAWTELPTPVPKRGEVLIEIRAASLNFPDLLIVQNKYQMKPDPPFVPGSEYAGVVQAVGEGVEHLRVGQNVACLTGTGGFATHAIAPAALCMPLPDGFPHVDAAAFIMIYATSHHALVDRAQLRAGETVLVLGAAGGVGTAAIQIAKKMGARVIAAASSDEKCALCLSTGADAVINYSAENLREAIKGLTDGKGPDVIYDPVGGDFTEPAFRSIAWRGRYLVVGFAAGPIPSLPLNLALLKGASIVGVFWGEFSRREPKANAAMMAELARWYGEGAVKPVIDRTMPMAQLHAAYERMASRAVQGKLVLVN, from the coding sequence AGATCCGCGCCGCGAGCCTGAACTTTCCCGATCTGCTGATCGTGCAGAACAAGTACCAGATGAAGCCCGATCCGCCGTTCGTGCCGGGTTCGGAGTATGCCGGCGTGGTCCAGGCCGTGGGCGAAGGCGTGGAGCACCTGCGCGTGGGGCAGAACGTGGCCTGCCTGACGGGAACCGGTGGCTTCGCGACCCATGCCATCGCGCCCGCGGCGCTGTGCATGCCGCTGCCGGACGGCTTCCCGCACGTGGACGCCGCGGCCTTCATCATGATCTACGCCACGTCGCACCATGCGCTGGTGGACCGGGCACAGCTGCGGGCCGGCGAGACGGTGCTGGTGCTGGGCGCGGCCGGCGGCGTGGGCACCGCGGCCATCCAGATCGCCAAGAAGATGGGCGCGCGCGTGATCGCGGCGGCCTCCTCGGACGAGAAATGCGCGCTGTGCCTTTCGACCGGCGCCGATGCGGTGATCAACTACAGCGCGGAAAACCTGCGCGAGGCGATCAAGGGTCTCACGGACGGCAAGGGCCCGGACGTGATCTACGACCCCGTGGGCGGCGACTTCACCGAGCCGGCCTTCCGCTCCATCGCCTGGCGCGGGCGCTACCTGGTGGTGGGCTTCGCGGCCGGCCCGATCCCCTCGCTGCCCCTGAACCTGGCGCTGCTCAAGGGGGCATCGATCGTGGGCGTGTTCTGGGGCGAGTTCTCCCGGCGCGAACCGAAGGCGAACGCGGCCATGATGGCCGAGCTGGCGCGCTGGTATGGCGAAGGCGCGGTCAAGCCGGTGATCGACCGCACCATGCCCATGGCCCAGTTGCATGCAGCCTACGAACGGATGGCGTCGCGGGCCGTTCAGGGCAAGCTGGTGCTGGTGAACTAA
- a CDS encoding alkaline phosphatase, whose product MSWRPDPTRQAIDRRTLLRLAAALAAAGTLPRRAWSSPGWGTDLFALGVASGDPAPDGFVLWTRLMPPEPGGAAGPATVRWELAHDDRFRRIVRQGTATALPELAHSVHVELRGLEPGRWYFYRFLHGDAASPTGRTRTAPSPSDPQPHLRLAFASCQRWEHGHYAAWNDVCRHAPDLVLFLGDYIYEYASPADPAGLARVHALRHARTLADFRDRYALHRSDPALQAAHAAAPWAVTWDDHEVENDYAGLSGREPDAAFADLRAAAYQAYYEHMPLRAAALQAGGGLGGLQLYRRLAWGRLARLHLLDARQFRNRQACRPPGAGDAGAVRPAHCPELADPSRSFLDMEQERWLDAGLAEDAAPAGDGGRPRWSVIAQQTLFSPRRTPSGRQGTDSWDGYPAARERLLASLAGRSPRNTVFLGGDIHQNYVCEVRGPAPDAPTLASEFCGTSISSRAGTTQDRVDAIARLNPHVLLARSDLRGWGLADVTPQRWTTVLRTVDDPLRADSACSTLARFVVEDGRPGPVRD is encoded by the coding sequence GTGTCATGGCGGCCTGACCCGACCCGGCAGGCCATCGACCGCCGCACGCTGCTGCGGCTCGCGGCCGCGCTGGCGGCGGCCGGCACCCTGCCCCGCCGGGCATGGTCCTCACCCGGCTGGGGCACCGACCTGTTCGCGCTCGGCGTGGCGAGCGGAGACCCGGCCCCCGATGGCTTCGTGCTCTGGACCCGGCTGATGCCGCCGGAGCCCGGCGGCGCGGCCGGACCGGCGACGGTGCGCTGGGAGCTGGCGCACGACGACCGGTTCCGCCGCATCGTGCGCCAGGGCACGGCCACGGCCCTGCCGGAGCTGGCGCACAGCGTGCATGTGGAGCTGCGCGGGCTGGAGCCGGGGCGCTGGTACTTCTACCGCTTCCTGCACGGCGACGCCGCGAGCCCCACGGGCCGCACGCGCACCGCGCCTTCCCCCTCGGACCCGCAGCCGCATCTGCGCCTGGCATTCGCCTCCTGCCAGCGCTGGGAGCACGGGCATTACGCCGCCTGGAACGACGTCTGCCGCCATGCGCCGGACCTCGTGCTGTTCCTGGGCGACTACATCTACGAATACGCGAGCCCCGCCGATCCGGCGGGCCTGGCGCGCGTGCATGCGCTGCGCCACGCGCGCACGCTGGCCGACTTCCGCGACCGCTACGCGCTGCACCGCAGCGACCCGGCCCTGCAGGCGGCCCACGCCGCCGCCCCCTGGGCCGTGACCTGGGACGACCACGAGGTGGAGAACGACTACGCCGGGCTGTCGGGACGGGAGCCGGACGCCGCCTTCGCCGACCTGCGGGCCGCGGCCTACCAAGCGTACTACGAGCACATGCCGCTGCGCGCGGCGGCGCTGCAGGCCGGCGGCGGGCTCGGCGGCCTGCAGCTGTACCGGCGCCTCGCCTGGGGGCGGCTGGCCCGCCTGCACCTGCTCGACGCGCGCCAGTTCCGCAACCGCCAGGCCTGCCGCCCGCCGGGCGCCGGCGATGCAGGAGCGGTGCGGCCCGCCCACTGCCCCGAGCTGGCAGACCCGTCGCGCAGCTTCCTCGACATGGAGCAGGAGCGCTGGCTGGACGCGGGGCTGGCGGAGGATGCCGCGCCGGCCGGCGATGGAGGCCGCCCGCGCTGGAGCGTGATCGCGCAGCAGACGCTGTTCTCGCCGCGCCGCACGCCCTCCGGACGGCAGGGCACCGACAGCTGGGACGGCTATCCCGCGGCGCGCGAGCGGCTGCTCGCGTCCCTCGCGGGCAGGTCGCCGCGCAATACGGTGTTCCTCGGCGGGGACATCCACCAGAACTACGTCTGCGAAGTGCGGGGCCCCGCGCCGGATGCCCCCACGCTGGCCAGCGAGTTCTGCGGCACCTCCATCAGCTCGCGGGCGGGCACCACGCAGGACCGGGTGGACGCCATCGCGCGGCTCAACCCCCACGTGCTGCTGGCGCGCAGCGACCTGCGCGGCTGGGGCCTGGCCGACGTCACGCCGCAGCGCTGGACCACGGTACTTCGGACGGTGGACGACCCGCTGCGGGCCGACAGCGCCTGCTCCACCCTGGCGCGCTTCGTGGTGGAAGACGGCCGTCCGGGCCCGGTACGGGACTGA
- a CDS encoding gamma-glutamyltransferase family protein: protein MTFPSTRRTALALAAATALLAACSTAPQLAYSVPDQPEGSSGYTEKPGWATRQFAVAAANPLATDAGYQVLKAGGSAIDAAIAVQMVLTLVEPQSSGIGGGAFLLHAAGSKVEAYDGRETAPAAANENLFLGRDGKPMPFHDGVVGGRSVGVPGAVRMLEMAHREHGVLPWAQLFEPAIRLAEGGFKVSARLNSLLANEKYLAQDPAARAYFFDPAGKPWPVGHVLRNPELAAVLRAIAQNGSKALLEGEVAQAIVAKVQGHPTNPGQLSLADLAGYQPKKREALCSDYAVAAHAYRMCGFPPPGSGAIAVAQILGILQQTPAAGMPLQAGPNGPQDLQPGADWLYYYNEAARLAFADRGLYVADPDFVQPPAGSWSSLLDPAYLARRARLIGPQSLKVAQPGTPGAVKTALAPMPDQIEHGTSHISVVDARGNAVAMTTTIEDQFGSRQMVKGFLLNNELTDFSFAPRDAAGQPIANRVEPGKRPRSSMAPTLVFDKATGQLAASGGSPGGALIIHYTAKTLYGIFNWGLTPQQAINLPNFGNLNGPTMLEEKRFLPSTVEQLRTRGAEVREMNMTSGLQAITRANVHGQPMWLGGADPRREGIVMGD, encoded by the coding sequence ATGACATTCCCGTCCACCCGCCGCACCGCCCTGGCCCTGGCCGCCGCCACGGCCCTGCTGGCCGCCTGCTCCACCGCCCCGCAACTCGCCTATTCGGTGCCGGACCAGCCCGAAGGTTCTTCGGGGTACACGGAGAAGCCCGGCTGGGCCACGCGCCAGTTCGCGGTCGCCGCGGCCAATCCGCTGGCCACCGATGCGGGCTACCAGGTGCTCAAGGCCGGCGGGTCGGCCATCGACGCGGCCATCGCGGTGCAGATGGTGCTCACCCTGGTCGAACCCCAGTCCAGCGGCATCGGCGGCGGCGCCTTCCTGCTGCACGCCGCGGGCAGCAAGGTGGAGGCATACGACGGGCGCGAGACCGCCCCCGCCGCCGCCAACGAGAACCTGTTCCTCGGCCGGGACGGCAAGCCCATGCCGTTCCACGACGGTGTGGTCGGCGGCCGCTCTGTCGGCGTGCCCGGTGCCGTGCGCATGCTGGAGATGGCGCACCGCGAGCACGGGGTGCTGCCCTGGGCACAGCTGTTCGAGCCCGCCATCCGCCTGGCCGAAGGCGGCTTCAAGGTGAGCGCCCGCCTCAACAGCCTGCTCGCCAACGAGAAATACCTGGCGCAGGACCCGGCCGCGCGGGCCTACTTCTTCGACCCTGCGGGCAAGCCCTGGCCCGTGGGGCATGTGCTGCGCAATCCGGAACTCGCGGCCGTGCTGCGGGCCATCGCGCAGAACGGATCGAAGGCCCTGCTGGAGGGCGAGGTCGCCCAGGCCATCGTGGCCAAGGTGCAGGGCCATCCGACGAATCCCGGCCAGCTGAGCCTGGCGGACCTGGCGGGCTACCAGCCGAAAAAGCGCGAAGCCCTGTGCAGCGACTACGCCGTGGCGGCCCATGCCTACCGCATGTGCGGGTTCCCGCCGCCCGGCTCGGGGGCGATCGCCGTGGCGCAGATCCTCGGCATCCTGCAGCAGACACCCGCGGCCGGCATGCCGCTGCAGGCCGGCCCGAACGGGCCGCAGGACCTGCAGCCCGGCGCCGACTGGCTCTACTACTACAACGAGGCCGCGCGCCTGGCCTTCGCCGACCGCGGGCTCTACGTGGCCGACCCCGACTTCGTGCAGCCGCCGGCGGGCAGCTGGTCGAGCCTGCTCGATCCCGCCTACCTGGCCCGGCGCGCGCGCCTCATCGGCCCGCAAAGCCTGAAGGTGGCCCAGCCCGGCACGCCGGGGGCCGTGAAGACGGCCCTGGCGCCGATGCCCGACCAGATCGAGCACGGCACCAGCCACATCAGCGTGGTGGACGCCCGCGGCAATGCGGTGGCGATGACGACGACCATCGAGGACCAGTTCGGCTCCCGCCAGATGGTCAAGGGCTTCCTGCTGAACAACGAGCTGACCGACTTCAGCTTCGCGCCCCGCGATGCGGCCGGCCAGCCCATCGCGAACCGCGTGGAGCCCGGCAAGCGCCCCCGCTCCTCCATGGCCCCGACCCTGGTCTTCGACAAGGCCACCGGCCAGCTCGCGGCGAGCGGCGGCAGCCCGGGCGGCGCTCTCATCATCCACTACACCGCCAAGACGCTGTACGGCATCTTCAACTGGGGGCTGACGCCGCAGCAGGCCATCAACCTGCCGAACTTCGGCAACCTCAACGGCCCCACCATGCTGGAGGAAAAGCGCTTCCTGCCCTCGACCGTGGAGCAACTGCGCACGCGCGGCGCCGAGGTGCGCGAGATGAACATGACCAGCGGGCTGCAGGCCATCACCCGCGCCAACGTGCACGGCCAGCCGATGTGGCTGGGCGGCGCGGATCCGCGCCGCGAGGGCATCGTGATGGGCGACTGA